The candidate division TA06 bacterium DNA segment TTATGATGATAATTCCGGCATTTTGCGCTTCATCCAGGGTCATGTAGTTTCCTACATCGATTGGAGTCTTCCTGAAAACCGGGTATATGGCAAGATGGTTGTAGACAGTAGGCTTCCTGACAACAAAATCCGTCTCGACTTCAAAGGGGAAATCGTCCGTCCCCCTTGTCATCATGTACTCCAGAAGGTCATCGCTCGCACCGGCTTTCTTGAGCCTGATGATATCCTTGGTTGACAGATCAAAGGTCATCGCTTTTTCGGCAATATGCGCCTTGATAACCGCTTCTCCAACATTCGCGTTGAGCAGTTTTATGACCTCATTCACATTTGCGTTGCCGGAACCCAGCCAGCCTATGAGGCAAAACCCTATTATTACAATCCCAAGCACAGTTATAGCCTTTCGAATCATGCTTTTCACCCCCTTTCGAAATATCAATCATGATTTGAGAACAAGTGACATCTTCCCCGCAGCCCTACCTACTTAAACGAAAAAAAGACGATAATGTTCCTACCATACCTATCCCAGATGCCACGCAGCCTTTGTTTTGCTGCCTTTTCCCATTCTTCTACCTGTGTTACCCTCCTCCCCCACAAATATTCCACAATTCTTTCCTCGTGCGGGAATTACAAATTGCGATGTACCAATTACAAAAAACCCAACTTCTCACCGGGCAACTCTCCCCACCTCAGGACTGACACCTTTGGCAATCGCACAGTGTATGGCGTACAGCTTAACTAAGCCCACAACTTGAGTTTCAGGACTTGGATCTGGGGGAGTCTGATTGACTTCTGCCTGATGGTCGCATACAATCACACAACACCTTCGAGAACGAAATGTCAAGAAGTGAGGCACCGTTCTCAGGCTTAACCAGATCGGAGAGACAATATGAAGCATTCGAGGCTCTTCGCACTTCTGATTCTGATAGCCCTTGTCCTGATGAGTTGCACTCCAAAGTCCAGGGACGAGGGCGTCGAAGGATTCTGGGAAAGCACCCTGAAGTACCCAGGTGTTGAAGAGAGGATCGTGTTCAAGTTCTTCAGGATGCCTGACGGCACGTTGAAAGCCGCAATGCTCAGACCAGACGTGACAGACGGTGAGATCCCTGTGAGCAAGCTCGCCTTAGAGGATGGACACCTGCATCTGGAAATAACATCCTTGAATGTTTCCTTTGATGGCCAGATCAGACCTCAAGGATCAGTCATCGAGGGCCAGTGGAAGCACCGGACATTCTCCCAACCACTGTCCCTGAGAAGAGTGACAGAGGTTTCCAAACGCCGCCGGCCGCAAGAGCCGGTTCCTCCCTATCCATATGACAAAGAAGACGTGGTCTATACAGATACCGATGCACGGTGTCAGCTCGCGGGCACTTTAACCTTGCCTCGGCGGCCACGCCCGTGCCCTGCCGTGCTGCTTATCTCAGGGGGCGGAGCCCAGAATCGCGACGGAATGATTCTGGGGCATCGTCCATTCTTGGTGCTGGCCGACTACCTGAGCCGCCGCGGGATAGCCGTTCTCCGCGTTGACGACCGGGGAGTGGGCGCCTCGACCGGTGACCGGTCACAGGCGACCAGCGAGGACTACGCCAAGGACGCACTGGCCGGAATCGACTTCCTCAAGGAACGCCGTGAGATCAATCCCCACCTCATTGGGCTCATGGGCCACAGTGAAGGAGGTATCATCGCTGCGCTGGCCGCGGCACAATCCCGGGACGTCGCCTTTGTCGTGATGATGGCAAGTCCGGGCCTGCCTGGCCGGGAATACCTCCTCCAATATGAGGAATCGACCCAGAGAGCGTTGGGGTCAAGCGAGGAGACTGTGGCTGCGAACCGGGTACTACAGGATCGCATTCTCGCCACGTTAGAGAAGGAAGAGAATCAGGCACTCACCAGGACCAAGCTTCGCCAGATTCTAGAAGAGCTTGATCCCCCCGTGCCCGAGCACAGGTTAGAAGCGGCTCTGAAGAGATTTCTCTCACCATGGTACCGTTTCCTCGTAAGACACGATAATGGAGCTACGGTCAGAAAGGTGAAGTGTCCCGTGCTCGCGATCTTTGGCGAAAAAGATATTCAGGTCCCACCCAATGGAAACCTGGAAGCTGTCGAACACGCGCTCAAGAGAGGAGGTAACAAGAACTACAGAGTGGTGGAACTACCGAGTCTCAACCATCTGTTTCAGACCGCCGAAACCGGGGCTCCCTCTGAGTACGCAGAGATTGAAGAGACCCTCTCGCCAGTGGCATTGGAATTGATTGCCGGGTGGATCCGAGAGCACACAGGAGTTGATTGATGAGGCTTTGAGATGGGAGACAACAAAAGAAACGTGGAAAGCGACCCGGCCGGCAGTGACACCATCGCACACAAGATATACTTGGGGGATCTTCTAAGGCAGCAAATCACTCCCTCGGCGTTAGATGCCCTCACGCTTCCCACAGGAAGCCAAGGGCTTGACGCTGGATGTGGTATCGGCAGTCATCTCCTTCCTCTTGCAGAGGCGGTCGGATCTGAGGGACGTGTCACCGGCCTCGATATATCCCCAGAATTCCTCGCTCGCGCAAGAGAGACTGTAGAAAACTCGAATTTGTTAGATCGAATCTCCCTTCAAGAAGGGAATGTGAATAATCTCCCGTTCAATGACAACACCTTTGACTGGGCATGGAGTTCCGACTGCGTCGGATACCCCGTTGGTGCTCCTCAGTCATCGCTGAAGGAGCTCACGCGGGTTGTCAAACCCGGCGGCACCGTGGCCATTCTCGGCTGGTCATCGCAACAGGTGCTTCCTGGATATCCAGTGCTTGAGGCAAGGTTGAATGCCCGTGCTTCATGTGTCATACCCTACGTCAAGGGGGAGAGGGCCGAGTACAACTTCCTGCGTGCGCTAGGTTGGTTTCGCGACGCAGGCTTTGAGGAAACCACAGTCGAGACCTTTGTGGGCGACGTTCAAGCACCACTCAGCGATGAGTTACGCAGTGCCCTACTCATGGTCTTTGATATGCTCTGGGGTGAACTCCAGACAGAGCTGACCCCGGAAGACCGAAAGGAATACCAGCGTCTATGTCTGGCTGAGTCGCCAGACCTCATCTTGAATCTTCCGGATTACTACGCCTTTCTTACCTACACCATGTTCCACGGCAAGGTCCCCGGATAAACCCCTGGAGATAACACCAAGATGTAAGACGGCTGAACGCTATACGATAGCTATCAGCTCTCAGCTTCTGGCACCCAAAACCTTGCAACCACGGATTATCACACCCTCCTTCGCTTCCTCCTTCGCCATATTCGGCTTCGGAGGACTGACGCTTTCGAGCTACGAAGGACAGGGATTATTACAAGATTATTTTTCTGGTTCAGTCATGAGAATATGGTTTGAATCTGTGTTAATCTCGTGTAATCTCGTGGTTCTAGGGGTTATTCTCGATTTTCGATCTTCGATTTTCGATTCTCTCGTGTTCTTGGTTCTGGCCTGCCGAGTTTGCTTGACATCCTCACTATCTTATCGTACTATTCATACATAGAGTCCCTAGTAGCCAAATCCTATCAATGCGGGACTGTCCGAGCAATAGTTGAGCAAACATCCAAGTACAGAGAAGCCCCAGGGGGGGTAACGCTTTTCAAACATAAATGCGTGTACATCTGATTTCGCCTAGACCACCATTTGTTGGTGCTACCAAGAGAGACAAAGCCATCCAATTCTCCCGTCTGAGTTTGGTGACTGTTGCGGCGCTATTCCCCGAAGATGCAGAGGTTCAAATAATCAATGACAGTATAGACACAATAGACTTCGACCAAAAGGTGGATCTAGTAGGCATAACTTCAATGACCTCCACCGCACCTCGCGCATACGAAATCGCTGACAGGTTTCGAGAAAAGGGCGTGCCTGTCATCCTTGGCGGTTTTCACGTAACAGCGTTGCCGCAAGAGGCCTCCTTGCATGCTGATGCAGTCATTATGGGCGAGGCGGAAGGTGTAATGCATGACGTGATAAATGACCTCCAGATCGGAAAGCTAAAAAAGTTCTATCAGGCTACCGAGATGCCGAGCCTTGTTGGTCTCCCTTTGCCAAGATGGGACCTCTTGAATGGGAGCAAATACTATAGTGAAGTGAACATGGTTCAAACCACGAGAGGGTGTCCTTTCAACTGCGCCTTTTGCAGCGTCTCTGACTTCTACGGACGAACGTATCGCACAAGACCAATTCCAGATGTAATCAGGGAGATCAAAGAATTGAGCAATCGAACCGTAATATTCTTTGTCGACGATAATATCGCCGGACGTCCGTCCTATGCCAAAAAACTGTTCAAAGCCTTGATTCCTTTGAACATCAAGTGGTTCGGACAGGGCTCTGTAATGATCGCCAGAGACAGAGAATTGCTCGAACTTGCCGCCAGGAGCGGATGTTTGGGTCTATTCATGGGTTTTGAATCATTGTCCAACAGCAACTTAAGGCAAGTGGGCAAGGCAACGAACAATGTCCGGAACTACAGCACGGTCATCAAGAAGATACACGGTAGTGGCATTGGAATAGTCGGCGCCTTTATTTTTGGCCTCGATTCGGACGATGATGGAGTTTTCGAGGAAACGGTCCGTTTCATCGAAAATAATCAACTTGAGCTAGCAAGCTTCGCCATTCTCACACCCCTACCTGGAACACGGCTGCTTAAATCCATGAAAGAACAAGGAAGAATAATCGAACTTGATTGGGCCAAATATACTTTGGGAGAGGTCGTTTTTCGTCCCAAACTACTTACTGTCGACCAGCTTAAGGATGGCTACAACTGGACAAGAAAGCATATGTCCTCATATAGCTCGATATTTCGGAGGACACTCCATTTCAGAAAAACAGCGCTCTTATCGCTTCCGCTGAATCTGCTGATGAGAAAGTCAAGCCGCAAATTTCTGAAGAACGCCAGGGCTTCTCGGAGAGCATGAAATCAGTGGTGCTCCCCTTCCTTCTTTCCTATCGGGATAGCTTCCCGACGATGCCAAGAACCTGAGAATACGTCGACTTTGAGACATTCCTGGCTTGAGCCAACACCCGAAAAAAGGGTTTGACTGGGTGGCCCAAGATGTGGTACGATACTTTGTCAACTCACAGGGCGCACAGCCGGCCGAGCAAGACTCCTACGGATGGCCCTGAGAGGAGGCGCCTGCTGACAACGGGCAAACCTACACCATTCAACATTCGGAAAGACCTACTATGAAGTGTCTGATAATCGCCAGTGGGAGGGGATCGAGGCTGAGGTCTAAGGGCAATTCAAAACCTCTCGTTCGCCTTTTGGGACTGCCTCTTCTTGAGCGAGTCATCCTTACGGCAAGAAAAAGTGGTTTGACGGACTTCTACGTGGTTACCGGCTACCGAGGTAACGAGATTGCAGAGCACCTGAAGCACCTCAGTGAGGCCAGGGGAATCAGCATTACTAACATACACAACGACCAGTGGGAAAAAGAAAACGGCTTGTCTGTTCTGAAAGCGAAAGACTTCATTACAGAAGACTTTGTCCTGCTGATGAGTGACCATATCTTTGATGAGTCGATACTGGCCAGACTTCTGAGGCAGACGATAAATGACGGTGAAGTCATGCTGGCTGTAGACCACAACACCAAGAATGGTAAACATCATGATGATGATTTCACCAAAGTCCTGACCCAGGACAATAGAATCCTGGACATAGGAAAGGATATCAAGGAGTACAACGCCTATGATACGGGAATCTTCTTGTGCTCCCCGGCAGTTTTCGCCGCTTTAGAAGAGAGCGGAAACAGTGGAGACGGCTCACTTTCGGGTGGTATCAGGGTACTGGCCCGCAGGGCAAGAGCCAGAACTTTGGATATTGACGGTGGCCACTGGATCGATGTGGATGATGAGCGGAATTTCCACCAGGCTGAACAGAAGCTGTTGTCTTCTCTGGATAAGCCCTCTGATGGACCCATCTCAAGATACCTGAATAGGCCTATATCGACCAGGATTTCAAGAGCTCTTGTCAAAACCAGGATTAGTCCAAACACTTTGTCGTTCCTCTCATTCCTGCTCTGCTGCACGGGTGCATTCTTGTTCTTCTTAGGGAAATACCCCTATCTACTCATTGGAGGATTACTGGCTCAGATATCTTCCATCACTGACGGTGTCGATGGTGAAATTGCAAGATTGAAGTTTCAACAGACAGAGTTTGGTGGGTGGTTCGACGCTGTTTTGGATCGGTATGCAGATGCTTTTCTTCTTTTTGGCCTGACCTACTATGCGTACACTGTAACCGGGACCCTTGTCACCCTTGTTATCGGTTTTATGGCCATCATCGGTTCATTCGTAAATAGTTACACCGCAGACAAATATGATGGTTACATGATGAAAAGACTCGGGCTCAAGGGCCGCCACTTAAGAATCGGCCGGGACGTCAGATTGTTTATCGTGTTCTTATTCGCTGTGATGAACCTGCCCTTCGTCGCAATTCTATTGCTTGCTCTACTCATGAACATGGAGAACATAAGAAGAATAGCAATTCTATACAGAAATGGATAGTATGGATGGCATAGAAAATCATATCGTCTCGATCATAGGAAGGTCTCTTCTGCCTGAAGACCCTATCCATGCCAGAAATACACTGGAATGGCTGCTCAGACTCAGGCCTGATGCTGATAAGGCTTTAAGGATAGCGGCTCTGGGTCACGATATTGAGAGAGCTATTGAAGAGCGAAAAGTGAGGCGCAAGAACTACGGGAGCTACGAGGAGTTCAAAGATGCCCATGCTCTAAACAGTGCCAGAATCCTGGCAGAAATAATGAGAGAGCATGATATGGGTAGAGAACTGATAGACGATGTCTTCTACCTGGTTCGACATCATGAGGAAGGTGGAGAAGAAAGGACCAATGTCTTATGCCATGCCGACAGCATCTCGTTCTTTAATGTAAACCTGCCCTACTATTTCTCCCGCAATAGTCTGGAGGAAACAAGAGACAGGTGTCTGTGGGGACTCAGAAGGCTTTCTGGAAGCCTGCGGGAGATTGTCGTCAGTTTTAGATACAAGAATAAGGAACTTCAGCCATTGCTGATGACCTGGATTAGTGATTTCTCACGGGTTCTCACCCCCGAAGTCCCTGCACCCTAAAAAGCTGTAGAGTTCTGCCCGTCTTAGTAGAGTCCGCCATAGCCCGTCCTGGCTTCGCATTTTGGTTAACCCCGTAGCGCGATATTCACAATCAACGGCAGTTCAACCTGCAGTACTCCCACAAATAGTCGATCAACCCACCAAGATTGCAACTCAAAAGGGTGATATACTTGTCCCCGGCACCAGCATAGAGAAGAAGTTTACCCTTTCGAACCAGCGCTCCCACCGGAAAAACGACTGCAGGCACATCCACTGGATATTCATCGTCGCCACATAACTCATAGGGGGCCACGGGAATGTAGATCGGGTCCCGGGTCCGGCAAAGGACATTTCTGGGATCACGCAGGTCCAGAAGGGCAGCACATACAGAATATCCTCTTTCTATCTTCTCCTTCAGTCCATAGGCCTTGCAGATACTGTCCTCTATCTCACCGACAGCGTGATAGATAACCAACCAACCCTTGTCAGTCTTTATAACCTGGGGGCCCGGGCCTATTTTTTCTTTTTCATGGAGGTAGTGTCCGGCTTCAAGAAGAAGATTCTTGTTCTTTCTCTTGTGTATCTCTTCCCACTCATTTGCATGACGGGGAGGGTCAAGCAGTTGGTCCATGCCGGCTTCAAGAATGTCGAGATGGATGTTAGGGTGAAACCGGAGCAGTATGTAATGCCGGTCGTCTGTCGGATCAGAGAAGGGGACAGCGTTGCGTGAGTCGAAGGATCTAACCATGCCATGATAGGTGATGTTCACAAAATCATCCGTGGAGTAGATGGTGATCCGGTCTGAGTCCCCACCTTTGAATGGCGGCTTGGTCTTGCCGCACCCGACCAGCACGTATCTGCCACCGTATTTGACAATACGGATGTCCTCAATCCCATAAGTAAAGTCCTGGTGCGCGGTTCCATCGCCGCTGATTACCACATTCTTGAATCTGGCGAAATGAAGCCCATCTTCGCTCACCAGAGGCCAAACCTCAGAGATATAATTTTCCAGGCAGTGGCGCTTCATTCCCAGAGCTTCATCAAAAAAGGTACCTTTCTTGTACCCCTGATGACATCTAGGCGCCAGGATGACTTTCTCCTCAAATAGCTCAACCCCAGCGTTGAACACCGCCCCGATTCTGGTCTTGCCCGCTTCCTTCCAGGTTAGACCGATGTCTTGGGGTTTTACCACGGGATTCTTTTCACAGGAGGCTAGCCTGAAGATGGTCTTGCTTGACCCAGTAGCAATGACTTCCCCGTCTCCCAGTGTTTCGAGAGTGCGATCAAAAGAAGTGATCATCCCGTCTCCCATCACAAGAACTTCTCGAATAACTCCATAAATCCCCTTGCGATTCTTTCTGGGGAGAATTTAGTCGCATACTCCTCGGCTCTCTTCAAGGTTGTGTTGACGATTTCCCCTCCCTCAACCACATCAATCAATAGATTGCAGAGTTCGTTGTCGCTTGAGTACTTCATCACTTCCTCATTCAAGAACCAGGCAAATTCTGTATTTGACGTGATTATGGGAGTAGAGACTCCCAAACACATCAAAATCGCGCTCGGCACGACCGCCTCGCCCTTCTGCACCTCCTCCTTCTCCTTGTGGATGAGGTATGCGTCTGAAGCATGGAGATAGGTGTAGAGTCGTTCTATCGGTGCAAGCTCATGCCTCAACTGTATGAATTCATAATCTTTTAGTGGTCCGATGTCTGCTGCAATGTACTTTGGGTCAGCCAGAACAAGATACAGAAATGGATGATTTTCACTTAGCCTTTGGAGTGCAGGAAGTATGGGGAAGATATGCAATTCTGGCGCCCAGCCATAGCTGAATACTATCTTTCTATCCAAGGGCAAATCGAGCTCTCGCCTGGCTTTCTGTTTATCTCCCTTGGATATGTAACCTGCAGGGTAAGGAATCAAGTGGATCTTGTCTTCGCCAAACCGTTTTGTCCACTGCTGCCTGTAACGTTCATCAAAACAGACTAAAGCATCCCAGTCGAACTCATAAAATAATGGATTCGTAGGTAGCTTCCTTTCATGCACCACGTAGACCGTCTTTGCCTTTTTCTTAATCTCAGGAAAGCATTCCTTCAGCGGCTCAAGGGGAACCCACTCCACCCTCTCCACGACGAGGAATTCGTAATCTATATCCAGGAAGGGCTCTGGATCGAAATAAGTCTCTGTATGGTCGCCCTCGTCACTGAAACATCTGATCACGTAGCCTTCATCCTCACCCACAGATCTTATGTTGTTGGGCGCAAAGACGGTCAAGCTATGACCATTCTTCACCCATTCTCTCCCTATGAGTTCAGCGTGCAGCGACACTCCACAAGCGGTGTTCCATCTGGATAGTATCGCTATCTTCATCCTGGTACCCTATTGTACAACCGTAGATGTTGACCTGCTACTGCCTGCCACGAGGTGAGATTTCTGTATTCTTCGGTACGATCAGTCACATACCTGTGAAACTCGTCATCTTGGCGAAGCCGGAGGACCATTTTCGCTATCCCCGAAGAGTTGAATGGGAGAACGAGTAGCTCATCGCATATTTCTCCTAATTCTTCAAACTTGGGTATCCTTGAGGCCACGACAGGCTTTTTTGCCCCTATTGCCAGATGGAATGAACCAGATGCAGATCTATCCTCTTCGTAATAAGGGAACAGAACAACATCGCAAGCACCAAATAGATAAGGTACGTCACTATTAGGGAAAAACCTGTTGGGGAAAATAACGTTACTCTGAAGGCCAAGGTCTTCTATCTTGCTGGTGAGTTCTTCAACATAGTCCTTTTCTTTATTCTTAGCGGTAGGAGCAAGACCTCCGGCAACGAACAGATACACATCTTCAACTTCCTTCAGTATCTCGCTAAGCGCCTCTACCACTATGTGCAGACACTTGTGTGGTTTGACGAACCCAAACATCAGCATTATCTTCCCCTCTTCAGGCAACTCAAGCCTCTTTCTGGATGCTCTTGAGTCTTCATCACTCAGCTCCGTCCCATGAGGAATAACGTGAATCTTGTCTGATGGTACTCCCAGCCGAGTCAGTATGGCCCTCTGCGATGGAAGATGAACGATAACCTCATCTGAAAGAGCAGCGATTCTTGCGGCAAACTTCTCATCAACTGCGCCTCTTTCAGAGAATTGAGCTGGTCTCACACAATGAATGGTTATTACCTTCTTGATGTCTCTATCCAACCCTTCAAGTACTGAGGGTAACCTATCGTCAAAGCTGTATATGCTATATTCATGTTGAATGTGAACGACATCAGCACCTTTTGTATGTGAGAGAATGGGCTCCGCATAATCTTCGTTTCTATCCCAACATGGATTTACCTCGAAGTTCCTGTCCACGATTGGGGACGCTCCACGTTCAGCAACAACCGTCATCTGTGATGCAGGGTCCACCTTTCTTATCCCGTGGATGAGGTAATCTGTGTAGGTAGCTATACCACACTGCTTGGGAAGATATGTTGATACGTAGGCGATCTTCACTGCTCAGACCCCCCAGTCGTGTAGTTAACTTTCAGATCTCCTTCTCATGCCCTCGTCTGAGTATCTTGACCCAACTCGCCAGAGTAGTATAGGGCATTGCACCTTTCTTGCCAAGCATTTTCCAGAGTGGCAGGGCAGCACAGATTGCTTGACATTTCGACCCTTTTCTCATAGAGTTGACCAACAGTATCAGAATCCCCCGGACTGGGGCTTTTTCGGAGAAATGTTTATGGAGCAAAGGAAGACGAAGGAGATAAAGAGAATCGTCGGAATCGAACCCGGATCTCCCGGACTCCATATTTTCAGCAAGTTTCGTCTGCCTCGTCTGGGCCTGCCTTTACTTGGTAAGATTCTCACTCTTGAAGGCTATGAGGTCAGGATCTATTGCCAGGACGTGAGCAGAATCGACTGGGATGATGTCTGGCGTGCTGATCTGGTCCTCATCTCGAGCATCACCAGTACTGCTCCAGAGGCGTACAAAATTGCTGAAGACCTAAGGAATCGGGATATCCCAGTGGTACTCGGTGGCTCCCATGTCACTTTCAAGCCTGAAGAGGCGCTGGAGTTTGCTGACTATGTCGTTCGAGGAGAAGGAGAACAGACAATTGTTGAGCTTGTAAGATGGCTGAGAGACGGTGACCACAGCAACCTTTCTGACATTAAGGGGCTGTCCTTTCGGATGGACGGCAAATTCCATCACAATCTTTCTCGTCCACTCTTACAGGATCTCGATTCACTTCCTTATCCCGATCTATCTCTGATTCAAGGATTTGACAAGACCGGGGTCGTACCGATGATCACCTCCAGAGGCTGCCCCTTCGACTGCACTTTCTGCTCGGTCACAAAGATGTTTGGCAGGCGATTCAGGTTCTGCAGTGGCACGAAAGTGATTGATGAGATCGAGAACCTCCGTCAGGAGTTCCCCGGTAAGCCCTTCTTCTTCTACGATGACAATTTCACGGCAAGCCCTCATAGGACCAGGCTACTGCTCAGAGAGATCCTGAGAAGGCGGATACCCCTTCAATGGGCAGCTCAGACGAGGGCGGATGTGGCCAAGGACGAAGGACTCATAGCTCTTATGAAACAGGCAGGCTGTCATCGTCTCTTCATCGGACTTGAGTCAACCAATCCTGAGACCCTCAAGGCTTACAAGAAGAACCAGACAGTTGAAGAGATTGAAGAGTGTCTTGAGGTTCTCCATAAACATGACATCAGTGTGCACGGGATGTTCGTTCTAGGAGGGGATGACGACGACCTCGCTACTATTAGCAGTACAGTGAGATTTGCTTTAAGGAAGAAGATTGGCACCGTTCAATTCATCATCCTCACGCCTCTTCCTGGTACAGACTTCTATCGAGAGATGGTTTCACAAGGAAGACTTATTAATGAAGAATGGAGCGAATATGACGGACATCATGTGAAATTTATACCTCGGAAGATTTCCGCGTGGAGATTGCAGGCCGCGACAATGCCAGGCGCCATGGTCAGATTCTACTCCCTCTGGCAATGCCTTAGGCTCTTGCTGAAAGGCGAGAGGAGCTTTCTGGCAAGGATTTATGGCCGCTGGTACCTCTGGATATGGAGACGACACAATCACCGCTTTCTGGGCAGTTTGAGAAGATCTTCCCGTTCTAAAACATCCAGGACGCTCTGACTTGGATGCTGTGTACAGATTTATCTTGACTCACTGTCAATGAGAAAAAAATGTGAACGCAACAGGTTGGATCCATTCTTACGGTAGGGCTGCCCTCGTAGGATCACCGATTGGGAGAGGAGAGCTGACAGAATGTCAGACAGAGCTAAGATGGAACTATTTGTTGGGATCAAGGTCACTGCTGCCCTAGAACGGCACCTCGACGAACTGAACAGCAGCTACGCCTACCTTGTTGCCGGAAAGGACGAACAAAGCTTGCGGAGAATCACGATCAATGACGCTGAGATATTGGGCAGATCTGTGGAACAAGCGACCACGGTCGGATCTCTGAGCGACATAGTGAAAAATCTGAAGAGTATATTGTCAAAATTTGTCCCCCAATATCCCCTTAAGGATTCTGAAATCAGAATCTATGCCAGAGGTCCGAAAGAATCCTTCTGAAACATTCCTGGAATGTATTTGGATTCAAACCCCTGTAACCACAGATCATCACTGGAACTGGCTGTACGCTATACGCAAAGAAAGCTGGAGATAACGAAATTCCTTCCCCTGCATCACCCGACACCCGAAACTGCGAAATTCCCATCACCCATACCCTGCCCCTTCGAAATTCGTAGTCTCCATCTTCGAAGGTTGCGAGACGGGTTGAGTGGAATTTCCTAATCTGGTGTTCTTCGTT contains these protein-coding regions:
- a CDS encoding alpha/beta fold hydrolase; protein product: MSCTPKSRDEGVEGFWESTLKYPGVEERIVFKFFRMPDGTLKAAMLRPDVTDGEIPVSKLALEDGHLHLEITSLNVSFDGQIRPQGSVIEGQWKHRTFSQPLSLRRVTEVSKRRRPQEPVPPYPYDKEDVVYTDTDARCQLAGTLTLPRRPRPCPAVLLISGGGAQNRDGMILGHRPFLVLADYLSRRGIAVLRVDDRGVGASTGDRSQATSEDYAKDALAGIDFLKERREINPHLIGLMGHSEGGIIAALAAAQSRDVAFVVMMASPGLPGREYLLQYEESTQRALGSSEETVAANRVLQDRILATLEKEENQALTRTKLRQILEELDPPVPEHRLEAALKRFLSPWYRFLVRHDNGATVRKVKCPVLAIFGEKDIQVPPNGNLEAVEHALKRGGNKNYRVVELPSLNHLFQTAETGAPSEYAEIEETLSPVALELIAGWIREHTGVD
- a CDS encoding class I SAM-dependent methyltransferase, with amino-acid sequence MGDNKRNVESDPAGSDTIAHKIYLGDLLRQQITPSALDALTLPTGSQGLDAGCGIGSHLLPLAEAVGSEGRVTGLDISPEFLARARETVENSNLLDRISLQEGNVNNLPFNDNTFDWAWSSDCVGYPVGAPQSSLKELTRVVKPGGTVAILGWSSQQVLPGYPVLEARLNARASCVIPYVKGERAEYNFLRALGWFRDAGFEETTVETFVGDVQAPLSDELRSALLMVFDMLWGELQTELTPEDRKEYQRLCLAESPDLILNLPDYYAFLTYTMFHGKVPG
- a CDS encoding B12-binding domain-containing radical SAM protein — encoded protein: MRVHLISPRPPFVGATKRDKAIQFSRLSLVTVAALFPEDAEVQIINDSIDTIDFDQKVDLVGITSMTSTAPRAYEIADRFREKGVPVILGGFHVTALPQEASLHADAVIMGEAEGVMHDVINDLQIGKLKKFYQATEMPSLVGLPLPRWDLLNGSKYYSEVNMVQTTRGCPFNCAFCSVSDFYGRTYRTRPIPDVIREIKELSNRTVIFFVDDNIAGRPSYAKKLFKALIPLNIKWFGQGSVMIARDRELLELAARSGCLGLFMGFESLSNSNLRQVGKATNNVRNYSTVIKKIHGSGIGIVGAFIFGLDSDDDGVFEETVRFIENNQLELASFAILTPLPGTRLLKSMKEQGRIIELDWAKYTLGEVVFRPKLLTVDQLKDGYNWTRKHMSSYSSIFRRTLHFRKTALLSLPLNLLMRKSSRKFLKNARASRRA
- a CDS encoding DUF4202 family protein translates to MDSMDGIENHIVSIIGRSLLPEDPIHARNTLEWLLRLRPDADKALRIAALGHDIERAIEERKVRRKNYGSYEEFKDAHALNSARILAEIMREHDMGRELIDDVFYLVRHHEEGGEERTNVLCHADSISFFNVNLPYYFSRNSLEETRDRCLWGLRRLSGSLREIVVSFRYKNKELQPLLMTWISDFSRVLTPEVPAP
- a CDS encoding glycosyltransferase family 1 protein, translating into MKIAILSRWNTACGVSLHAELIGREWVKNGHSLTVFAPNNIRSVGEDEGYVIRCFSDEGDHTETYFDPEPFLDIDYEFLVVERVEWVPLEPLKECFPEIKKKAKTVYVVHERKLPTNPLFYEFDWDALVCFDERYRQQWTKRFGEDKIHLIPYPAGYISKGDKQKARRELDLPLDRKIVFSYGWAPELHIFPILPALQRLSENHPFLYLVLADPKYIAADIGPLKDYEFIQLRHELAPIERLYTYLHASDAYLIHKEKEEVQKGEAVVPSAILMCLGVSTPIITSNTEFAWFLNEEVMKYSSDNELCNLLIDVVEGGEIVNTTLKRAEEYATKFSPERIARGFMELFEKFL
- a CDS encoding glycosyltransferase, coding for MKIAYVSTYLPKQCGIATYTDYLIHGIRKVDPASQMTVVAERGASPIVDRNFEVNPCWDRNEDYAEPILSHTKGADVVHIQHEYSIYSFDDRLPSVLEGLDRDIKKVITIHCVRPAQFSERGAVDEKFAARIAALSDEVIVHLPSQRAILTRLGVPSDKIHVIPHGTELSDEDSRASRKRLELPEEGKIMLMFGFVKPHKCLHIVVEALSEILKEVEDVYLFVAGGLAPTAKNKEKDYVEELTSKIEDLGLQSNVIFPNRFFPNSDVPYLFGACDVVLFPYYEEDRSASGSFHLAIGAKKPVVASRIPKFEELGEICDELLVLPFNSSGIAKMVLRLRQDDEFHRYVTDRTEEYRNLTSWQAVAGQHLRLYNRVPG
- a CDS encoding B12-binding domain-containing radical SAM protein; its protein translation is MPSSEYLDPTRQSSIGHCTFLAKHFPEWQGSTDCLTFRPFSHRVDQQYQNPPDWGFFGEMFMEQRKTKEIKRIVGIEPGSPGLHIFSKFRLPRLGLPLLGKILTLEGYEVRIYCQDVSRIDWDDVWRADLVLISSITSTAPEAYKIAEDLRNRDIPVVLGGSHVTFKPEEALEFADYVVRGEGEQTIVELVRWLRDGDHSNLSDIKGLSFRMDGKFHHNLSRPLLQDLDSLPYPDLSLIQGFDKTGVVPMITSRGCPFDCTFCSVTKMFGRRFRFCSGTKVIDEIENLRQEFPGKPFFFYDDNFTASPHRTRLLLREILRRRIPLQWAAQTRADVAKDEGLIALMKQAGCHRLFIGLESTNPETLKAYKKNQTVEEIEECLEVLHKHDISVHGMFVLGGDDDDLATISSTVRFALRKKIGTVQFIILTPLPGTDFYREMVSQGRLINEEWSEYDGHHVKFIPRKISAWRLQAATMPGAMVRFYSLWQCLRLLLKGERSFLARIYGRWYLWIWRRHNHRFLGSLRRSSRSKTSRTL